The window GCAATAATTTTCCATACCGAAAAAAAGAAAATTCCTGGCAGTAAAATCAGCAAAACGGCAGCGGAAGGCTGGAACGCTTGTCCAAAGGCAGAAGTAATCAGAATCTTTCCAAACAGGAAGAGGAGTATGCACACTGCCAAGACGGGTAATACCACAAGCTTGCATACAACTGGCGTAAACTTCCTCGCCTCTTCCATCTCCATCTGTGAGACTCTCGGCAGCAGTACACTCCCCACCGACTCAGGAATCTTCCATATTATCTCCGCTACATGCATGGCTACTATGTAGAGCCCTACAGTAGCAGGATTGAGAAAATAGCTTATCAGCAGGATATCACCCCTGTACGTAATGTCCTTCAGGATATTACCCACATGCGACTTAAGACCAAAACCCAGTAAACCTCTGATAATTCCCCAGTCAACGGAAATTTCGCTTGTCTCAATCTCCTTTAAGAGAAACCCTGTCCTTACAAAGACAGAAACAAGAAGTGCTGAAATAGTCGCTATCACAGCCCCGGTTAAGCCGAAATTCTTTACAATCAGTAATGCAACCAGCAGTACCATGTTTATGGCTGATTGAATAACAAAGAGGGCATTCATCAGGTTGATCCTGTAAAGTCCCTGAATGATACAGATAAAATGGTAGTTAAGCAGGTAAAACGGAGTAATAAAGGAAATAGTCATTAAAAGTCTCAAGCTTATGGTCTTAAAGAAAGTCCCTTTTAGTACATATACGGTCAGTACGCACACAGCCATAGAACCTATGCTTAAGATGAGCGAGAGAATAAGACAATTTACGACAAGTCTGGTAGGAGATGTTTTCGATGCATAATAGTTCGCAGCATGCCCGAGACCAAGCCTGCCAAAGGTAGTTGCAAAAAAGGGTATCAAGAGTAATAGCGTCAACTCTCCTTTTCCTTCCGGACCGAGGCACCTTGCAGTAATTATCGATGACCCCAAAGAGAGGGCAAGAATTGCAAACTGGGATACGGTGGTATTAAATGAATAGGTGGCAAATTGCCCCATATGAAATGTTACCTGCTTCCAACTTCCTTTAAAACTATCAGGTGATTGAGCGCCCCTCCCCCATCTACTGCGCTGATGGAATAATTCCTCAATCCTCAAACACCCTGGGGAGTTCCGGTTACGAAATCAGCTCGCCTTGTATCCCGGCAGTTCTGGTTCACGCACGGGATTTCTGTTCAAGCACTATTTGAGCCAGACTCTCCCCATCAATTCCATGGGCCTTGAGCACCTCTTGCGGTGTTCCACATGCAGGATAACCAGTTACCGCAAGTTTTATGAATTTCTTGTTTCTCAATATTTCAGACCCTAACATAACATTAACCATCATATCCCCAAAACCACCCGTCGGAGCGTGGTTGTCGAGTGTTATTACCAACTCACATTCACCAATGGCGGTTTCAATCCATTGGCTTTTTAATCGGTTAAGCCACGGCATATTGACAACTTTCAGGGATAAATTCTCCTTTTCCAGGATCTCTGAAGCCGTAAGCGCTTCATTCAGCATAACCGGACCATAGGTAAATAAGACAGCGTCACATCCGGCATTCAATACTGCACCTTCTCCCTGCTTGAGTTTATGGCCCTCAGGGAGTGTTATGGTGCGGGGAGATGGAGAGATAATGAGTCGAATCATACAGTTATCCTTTGCCTCGTTAATACACCACGCAAGAATATTCCTGGTTTCTTCAGCGTTGCACGGTTCAAGAATCACACAGTTAGGAAGCGCCCCGAAGAGAGATATATCACGGAGACTCTGGTGAGACTTTCCAGGACCAGCGGGAATCAACCCGGAATAGTGGCACACGTAGATGATTTTCGTCTCTTCACTTGCATTGGCATAAATCTGCTCATTGGCCCTTGAAGCAAGGAAGACTCCAAAAGAGTTCACTACAGGCAAAAAACCCTGAAGAGCAAGCCCACCAGCCATTGAAACCATATCCTGTTCGGCAATTCCATTCTCTACAAAACGTTCCGGAAACTTATTTTCAAATGGCCGAAGGCCGCAGTCGGCTGAAAGATCAGCATCAAGCACTATGAGATCTTTTCTCTTTTCTCCAAGGGTAACCAGTGCCTCACCGTATGCGGTTACCACCTTCTCTGCAGAATCCTTAAGCTTAACCCTCTGCCTTTCTCTGGTCTCCACTTCCTCTAATGCCAGGGAATCAAGCCCGAACCTCTTTAACTCATCATTCGCCCTGTTCACTAATTCTCTTATACCTGCTTCGTAAGAATCATCATCGGGTGCACCAGAGTGCCATTGGTACAGACCCCCATTAGCCTTGAGAGACGCTGGTCCTTCCATAAATGACACGCCCTTCCCCTTTACCGTATCGGCTATAAGAACCTTGGGCTTATCCTTAACCTCCCTGAACTTCTCGAATGCCCGGGAAAGCTTTGTAAAATCGTGTCCATTGCACCGTTCTACATGCCAGCCAAATATCTCGAATTTTCTTTCTAAATCCCTGAGGTCTATGATCTCACTTACCGCCTTATCTGTCTGTATCTTATTGAAGTCAACTATCACGTGGAGGTTGTTTATTTTCTGATGAGCGGTAGTCTGAAGAGATTCCCATATCTGCCCTTCCTGGAGTTCTCCATCGCCCGTCATCACAATTACGCGTCCTTTATTTCCCCTCAGCATCTTGGCCATCCCCATTCCCTTCGCCTTGGAAATCCCCATACCAAGAGACCCTGAGTTTGCTTCAATACCAGGAATTTTTATATCCGGATGACCATCCAGTCCTCCCAGCCGTCTAAGTTTGAGTAGTTTCTCGTAACTGATAATTCCTGCTGAAAAAAGTACTGAATACATTCCGGGACATTCATGACCTTTTGAAGAAAAATAGATATCCCGATCCGGATTATCAATCCCGAGATCCAGGGTATTCATTTCATTGAAATAGAGTAATACTACAATATCCAAGGCACTGAAACTTGAACCGAGATGGCCGGAACCCGCTTTTTTTACCGCCGAAAGGGTGTTCAGTCTACAGAGAGTACCAACAATACGGAGTTTGTCAAATTTTTCAATATCTGCATCTCTGATACGGGTAAATTCGTTATAGGGAACAAATACTATCTTTAGCATGATCTCGTTCACTCTTTCTTTTCAAATTGTACGTTCTGGATCTTTGCACTGTAATCGATATACAAAGTCTTCACTTCAGAGAATGCCTCAATGGCAGCCCAGCCAACCTCTCGATAACCAAGGCCAGAACTTTTGAGGCCACCAAACGGAAGATGAGGTTCCGAGCCGAATGTAGGGGCATTGATGTAACATACACCACAAGCCGAATCGTCAAAAAAACGCATAGCTCTGCTGACGTCTCTGGTGAATAGTGAGGACGACAATCCATACGGACAGTCATTAAGACTCTTGATCGCATCGTCATAGGATTCAGCCTTGAGAACCACAAGCACCGGACCAAATACCTCATCTCTTGCTATCTCCATATCGGTTGTTATGTTTTCCATGACTGTCGGTTCAATATAATATCCTTTATCGTATACACCGCCGGTAAGGGGTTTTCCTCCAACCAGTATCCTTGCACCATCACGTACCGCACGATCAATATATCCAAGAACCCTTTCCATCTGCTTTCTGCTTATAAGGCCCGTAACCTGAGAGGATTCATCATAACCAGGACCCACCTTCTGGGCTTTTGTAAGGGTAAGGAGTTTTTCAACAAAGGGATCATACACCTCCTTGTGCACAATCACACGACCTGTTGCGGTACACCTTTGACCGGATATGGAAAAAGCGCCGCAGACAACACCGTCCGCTGCCAGATCAAGGTCCGCATCATCCATTACGACGACTCCATTCTTCCCCCCAAGCTCAAGTGAAATCTTCGCAAGCCTTCCCGCACAATTCCTTCCAATCATCTTTCCTACCTCACTTGAACCGGTAAAGGAGATCATTGACACTTGAGGATGAAGCGTGAGGGCTTCTCCGGCATGCTTTCCACAACCGTGTATGAGGTTAAGTACTCCCTTTGGGAGACCTGCCTCATCAAGAACCTTTACAAACTCAACAGCAGTCTCAGGAGTGTTTTCTTCGGATTTCAAGACCACGGTATTTCCGCAGACCAGCGCCGGGAATGTCTTCCAGCAGGTTATGGCCATGGGAAAGTTCCATGAGGTAATAATCCCCATAACTCCTACAGGATATCTCCTGGTCATGGCAAAACGGTTCCTTAGCCCTGACGGAGTAGTCCTTCCGTAAAACCTCCTCCCCTCACCTGCAGCAAAAAAGGCCATATCTATTCCCGATTGAACATCCCCCATTGCACCGCTTACGGTCTTCCCGTTCTCACGAGAGAGAATTTCTGCAAGCTCTTTTTTTCTTGAAGCCATGAGAGAACCCGCCTTAAAAAGTATCTCACCTCTCTCTGTCGGCGGAACAGCCTTCCACAGATCCAATGCTTTGTGAGAAACCTTGACGGCACGGTCAACATCTTCTTTACTGGAGAGTGGATAAAATCCTATAATCTCTTCCCGGTTTGAAGGATTCATATTCTTGAACGTCTCACCAGATAAGGCATCAACCCATTCACCATTAATAAAATTCTTAAAGTATTTTGTCATTATTCAGCTCCCTAAGCTGGCAGAGCCAGAACTAAAAAAGGAATACATGTATAACATGTTCTGGCTCGGTCAGGTTGTATACTAAAACCGATTTAGTTTCCGGTTTTACCGGAAACCAAATCTTGGTGAAGGTATACTCGCTCAATTTTATCTCGGATTTTATCCGAAATCCAGTATGAGATGAGTATATAATGAAAACCTGCAGTTTTCAAACTTCCCTTTATTATATAAAAATAACAGCTGTCCATTTTTCTTTACCACACAAAGGTGTGAGAAAACG is drawn from Candidatus Scalindua sp. and contains these coding sequences:
- a CDS encoding flippase — encoded protein: MGQFATYSFNTTVSQFAILALSLGSSIITARCLGPEGKGELTLLLLIPFFATTFGRLGLGHAANYYASKTSPTRLVVNCLILSLILSIGSMAVCVLTVYVLKGTFFKTISLRLLMTISFITPFYLLNYHFICIIQGLYRINLMNALFVIQSAINMVLLVALLIVKNFGLTGAVIATISALLVSVFVRTGFLLKEIETSEISVDWGIIRGLLGFGLKSHVGNILKDITYRGDILLISYFLNPATVGLYIVAMHVAEIIWKIPESVGSVLLPRVSQMEMEEARKFTPVVCKLVVLPVLAVCILLFLFGKILITSAFGQAFQPSAAVLLILLPGIFFFSVWKIIANALIAQGHPSKYSVTSGVSLVTMLILDIILIPRYGIEGAAVASTLAYTLATFTIIYIYTRLTDSLIREMFLPVKADFSYYKDFCKSLGRKLFCSTSRR
- a CDS encoding aldehyde dehydrogenase family protein, whose translation is MTKYFKNFINGEWVDALSGETFKNMNPSNREEIIGFYPLSSKEDVDRAVKVSHKALDLWKAVPPTERGEILFKAGSLMASRKKELAEILSRENGKTVSGAMGDVQSGIDMAFFAAGEGRRFYGRTTPSGLRNRFAMTRRYPVGVMGIITSWNFPMAITCWKTFPALVCGNTVVLKSEENTPETAVEFVKVLDEAGLPKGVLNLIHGCGKHAGEALTLHPQVSMISFTGSSEVGKMIGRNCAGRLAKISLELGGKNGVVVMDDADLDLAADGVVCGAFSISGQRCTATGRVIVHKEVYDPFVEKLLTLTKAQKVGPGYDESSQVTGLISRKQMERVLGYIDRAVRDGARILVGGKPLTGGVYDKGYYIEPTVMENITTDMEIARDEVFGPVLVVLKAESYDDAIKSLNDCPYGLSSSLFTRDVSRAMRFFDDSACGVCYINAPTFGSEPHLPFGGLKSSGLGYREVGWAAIEAFSEVKTLYIDYSAKIQNVQFEKKE